One window of Zalophus californianus isolate mZalCal1 chromosome 3, mZalCal1.pri.v2, whole genome shotgun sequence genomic DNA carries:
- the LOC113920614 gene encoding DNA-directed RNA polymerases I and III subunit RPAC2: protein MEEDQELERKISGLKTSMAEGERKTALEMVQAAGTDRHCVTFVLHEEDHTLGNSLRYMIMKNPEVEFCGYTTTHPSESKINLRIQTRGALPAVEPFQRGLNELMNVCQHVLDKFEASIKEYKDQKASRNESTF from the exons ATGGAAGAGGACCAGGAGCTGGAGAG aAAAATATCTGGATTGAAGACCTCAATGGCTGAAGGCGAGAGGAAGACAGCCCTGGAAATGGTCCAGGCAGCTGGAACAGATAGACACTGTGTGACATTTGTATTGCACGAGGAGGACCATACCCTAGGAAATTCTCTTCGTTACATGATCATGAAGAACCCGGAAGTGGAATTTTGTGGTTACACTACAACCCATCCTTCAGAGAGCAAAATTAATTTACGCATTCAGACTCGAGGTGCTCTTCCAGCTGTTGAGCCATTTCAGAGAGGCTTGAATGAGCTCATGAATGTCTGCCAACATGTGCTTGACAAGTTTGAGGCCAGCATAAAGGAATATAAGGATCAAAAAGCAAGCAGAAATGAATCCACATTCTAG